A genomic stretch from Thermincola ferriacetica includes:
- a CDS encoding chaperone modulator CbpM, whose translation MDKFYIRIFRHTLSVDDEDTWIDIAELDIHPEIMYKLAELGIVEVRRGQIPACQVMRAHKILRLRRDLGVNLPGAAIILDLLEQVEELQDEIERLKRR comes from the coding sequence ATGGATAAGTTTTACATTCGGATTTTCCGCCACACCCTGTCTGTTGATGATGAAGATACCTGGATAGATATCGCTGAGCTCGATATACATCCTGAAATCATGTACAAATTGGCCGAGTTAGGTATAGTTGAGGTGCGCCGGGGCCAGATACCGGCCTGCCAGGTAATGCGCGCGCATAAAATACTGCGACTGCGCCGGGACCTCGGTGTCAACCTGCCGGGAGCGGCAATTATACTTGATTTGCTGGAGCAGGTTGAAGAGCTGCAGGATGAAATAGAACGACTGAAAAGGAGGTGA
- a CDS encoding DnaJ C-terminal domain-containing protein, protein MGVSYQDYYKILGVSRDATDREIKAAYRKLARKWHPDLHTGKDKAEAEEKFKQINEAYEVLKDPEKRAKYDRLGANWQDGQDFRPPPDMEGFHFYSTDDVSGFSDFFEMLFGGGAPFKRARAARRGPVRGQDVESELELTLEEAYRGGEKTIQLSTGEICPACGGTGVAFDSFCNRCGGVGVTNTTRTLAVKVPPGVKDGSRIRLKGQGGEGLNGGGRGDLYLKIRLLPHPRFTVNGSDIETEVTLRPEQAVLGAQVKVPTLDGLVSVKVPPGTRTGHKLRLRGKGLPAGEGRGDEYVRIRIDIPDRLTPQEEQLYRQLAALREGVSING, encoded by the coding sequence ATGGGTGTTTCTTACCAGGACTACTACAAAATACTGGGCGTCAGCCGTGATGCCACCGACAGGGAAATAAAGGCCGCTTACCGAAAGCTGGCGCGGAAATGGCACCCCGATTTACATACGGGTAAAGATAAAGCCGAGGCAGAGGAGAAATTTAAGCAGATAAATGAAGCTTACGAAGTATTAAAAGACCCGGAAAAGAGGGCCAAGTATGATCGGTTGGGGGCCAATTGGCAGGACGGACAGGATTTCCGCCCGCCGCCTGACATGGAGGGCTTCCACTTTTACAGTACGGATGATGTCAGCGGTTTCAGCGATTTCTTTGAAATGCTCTTCGGCGGCGGAGCGCCCTTTAAACGGGCCCGGGCTGCCCGCCGTGGGCCTGTCCGGGGACAGGACGTGGAAAGTGAGTTGGAGCTTACCCTGGAAGAAGCTTACCGGGGTGGGGAAAAGACTATCCAGCTATCAACCGGTGAAATTTGTCCTGCCTGCGGGGGGACGGGGGTTGCCTTTGATTCCTTTTGCAACCGTTGCGGCGGCGTAGGGGTGACCAACACGACCAGGACCCTGGCGGTAAAGGTCCCGCCCGGGGTGAAAGACGGCAGCCGCATCAGGCTGAAGGGGCAGGGCGGTGAAGGCCTTAATGGCGGTGGCAGAGGTGATTTGTACCTGAAAATACGGCTTCTTCCTCACCCCAGGTTTACAGTTAACGGCAGCGACATTGAAACAGAAGTGACTTTGCGTCCTGAACAGGCAGTATTGGGCGCCCAAGTAAAAGTTCCTACCCTGGACGGCCTGGTTAGCGTTAAAGTTCCTCCCGGTACCAGAACCGGGCATAAACTGCGTTTGCGCGGAAAAGGCCTGCCTGCCGGGGAAGGACGCGGAGATGAGTATGTACGCATAAGAATAGACATACCGGACCGGCTTACTCCGCAAGAAGAGCAGCTTTACCGGCAGTTAGCCGCCCTGAGGGAAGGGGTGTCAATCAATGGATAA
- the dnaK gene encoding molecular chaperone DnaK, whose amino-acid sequence MGKAFGIDLGTTNSVVAVIEGGKPTVIANAEGARTTPSVVAFKQDGERLVGQLARRQAVLNPENTLYSVKRFIGRRYSEVSGEREMVPYKVVAGPNDAVRFDIRGKTYAPEEVSAAVLRKLVDDASSYLGEKVTDAVITVPAYFNDAQRQATKDAGKIAGLNVLRIINEPTAAALAYGLDKKENKTIMVFDLGGGTFDVSILEVGDGVFEVKATNGDTHLGGDNFDKAIVDWMAEEFKKDYGIDLRKDKQALQRLTEAAEKAKIELSATTETHINLPFITADASGPKHLDLKLTRAKFDELTHDLVERCRGPVKAALNDAKLTEKDIDEVILVGGSTRIPAVQKLVRELSGGKDPNQSVNPDEVVACGAAIQAGVLAGEVKDVLLLDVTPLSLGVETMGGVMTRLIERNTTIPVRRSEIFSTAEDNQTSVDIHVLQGEREMARDNRSLGQFKLDGIPPAPRGIPQIEVTFDIDANGILKVSARDKTTGKEQTITINGSTSLEQSEIDRMIREAELHAAEDRKRKQEAETRNEADALAYQVDRQLKELGDKAPLADKARIEELISSIRTATRENAPIESIRRLMNELRQAATGLAQAAYGAGATAAGCGAGTCGDRKPGGDDIVDVEFEEK is encoded by the coding sequence ATGGGTAAAGCTTTTGGTATAGACTTAGGGACCACCAACTCGGTGGTAGCCGTGATTGAAGGGGGCAAACCCACAGTTATTGCCAATGCCGAGGGGGCCAGGACTACCCCTTCCGTTGTTGCCTTTAAGCAAGACGGCGAAAGGCTGGTTGGCCAGTTGGCCCGTCGCCAGGCCGTATTAAATCCTGAAAATACTCTTTACTCTGTAAAACGTTTTATTGGCCGTCGCTATTCTGAGGTATCCGGCGAAAGGGAGATGGTCCCTTATAAAGTGGTAGCCGGTCCCAACGATGCCGTGAGGTTTGACATCAGGGGCAAGACGTACGCGCCGGAAGAAGTATCTGCGGCAGTGCTCCGCAAACTGGTCGATGACGCATCCAGCTACCTCGGGGAAAAGGTAACGGACGCCGTCATTACCGTACCTGCATACTTCAATGATGCCCAGCGGCAGGCCACTAAGGATGCCGGCAAAATTGCGGGTCTGAACGTATTGCGAATTATCAACGAGCCTACGGCTGCGGCCTTGGCTTACGGATTGGACAAAAAAGAAAATAAGACCATTATGGTCTTTGACCTGGGCGGTGGAACCTTTGACGTTTCCATCCTGGAGGTTGGCGATGGTGTGTTTGAGGTAAAAGCCACCAACGGGGATACCCACCTGGGCGGTGATAACTTTGACAAGGCCATAGTGGATTGGATGGCGGAGGAATTCAAAAAGGATTACGGTATCGACCTGCGCAAAGACAAGCAGGCCTTGCAGCGGCTGACGGAAGCGGCAGAAAAGGCTAAAATTGAGCTTTCGGCTACAACGGAGACCCACATCAATCTACCTTTTATTACCGCCGATGCTTCCGGGCCCAAACACCTGGACTTAAAGCTCACCAGGGCAAAATTTGACGAACTGACCCATGACCTGGTTGAACGTTGCCGCGGCCCGGTAAAAGCGGCTTTAAACGATGCGAAGCTGACGGAAAAAGACATTGATGAAGTGATACTGGTTGGCGGTTCTACCAGGATACCTGCTGTACAAAAATTGGTGCGTGAGTTGTCGGGCGGCAAGGACCCGAACCAGAGCGTTAATCCCGATGAGGTGGTTGCATGCGGCGCTGCCATTCAGGCCGGTGTCCTGGCTGGAGAAGTAAAGGATGTGCTGCTGCTGGATGTGACTCCTCTTTCCCTTGGGGTAGAGACAATGGGCGGCGTAATGACCAGGCTCATAGAACGTAATACCACTATTCCTGTGCGCCGCAGCGAGATTTTTAGTACTGCTGAGGATAACCAGACTTCTGTGGACATTCATGTCCTGCAGGGTGAAAGGGAAATGGCCCGCGACAACAGGTCTTTAGGGCAGTTTAAACTGGACGGAATTCCGCCCGCGCCACGGGGAATCCCACAGATTGAGGTAACCTTCGACATTGATGCCAATGGCATTCTAAAAGTAAGCGCCCGTGATAAAACGACGGGAAAAGAACAAACTATAACTATTAACGGGTCCACCAGCCTCGAGCAGAGCGAAATTGACCGGATGATCCGGGAGGCAGAATTACATGCTGCGGAAGACAGGAAACGGAAGCAGGAGGCAGAGACCAGAAACGAGGCTGATGCTCTGGCTTACCAGGTAGACCGGCAGCTTAAAGAATTGGGCGATAAAGCGCCTTTAGCAGACAAAGCGCGTATTGAAGAATTGATCAGTAGTATTAGAACTGCTACCAGGGAAAATGCTCCGATAGAAAGTATTCGTCGATTGATGAACGAACTTCGGCAAGCAGCTACAGGCCTGGCCCAGGCCGCCTATGGAGCAGGCGCTACAGCGGCCGGATGCGGCGCTGGAACTTGCGGTGACCGGAAACCCGGTGGAGATGATATAGTGGATGTTGAATTTGAAGAAAAATAA
- a CDS encoding SufB/SufD family protein, with amino-acid sequence MNALDSHLLKTIADLHSIPQGAYNIRKNGTGISRNSTANIEIRPKEDKPGIDIIVKPGTRGESVHIPVIITNEGLEDVVYNTFDIGEGADVVVVAGCGIHNPGESKAEHNGIHDFIIRKGARMRYIEKHYGEGEGKGEKILNPVTIIEIEEGGYAELELVQIRGVDSTRRETKARLHKDAHLLVTERMLTHGQQLAESNILVELIGQDASTQVISRSVAQDNSRQIFYPRVVGFNRCRAHVQCDSIIMHQAHVRSVPEIAANHPDAQLVHEAAIGKIAGEQLIKLMSLGLTEAEAEETILQGFLK; translated from the coding sequence ATGAATGCATTAGATAGCCACTTATTGAAGACAATAGCCGATTTGCATTCTATACCCCAGGGCGCTTACAACATCCGAAAAAATGGTACGGGTATCAGCCGCAACAGCACGGCCAATATAGAAATCAGACCGAAAGAGGACAAGCCGGGGATTGATATCATTGTCAAACCGGGAACCAGGGGGGAAAGTGTGCATATTCCTGTTATCATTACCAATGAAGGACTGGAAGATGTGGTATATAATACCTTTGACATTGGTGAAGGGGCCGATGTGGTGGTAGTGGCCGGCTGCGGCATTCATAACCCGGGCGAAAGTAAGGCTGAACATAACGGCATTCACGACTTTATCATCCGCAAGGGTGCCCGGATGCGTTACATAGAAAAGCACTATGGCGAGGGTGAGGGCAAAGGGGAAAAAATCCTCAATCCGGTAACCATTATTGAAATTGAAGAGGGTGGCTATGCCGAGTTGGAACTGGTGCAGATCAGGGGTGTTGACAGCACCAGGAGAGAGACTAAAGCCAGGCTTCACAAAGATGCTCACCTTTTGGTCACAGAACGCATGCTTACCCACGGGCAGCAGTTAGCCGAATCCAATATACTGGTAGAACTCATTGGCCAGGATGCATCTACCCAGGTCATATCCCGTTCAGTAGCCCAGGACAATTCCAGGCAGATTTTCTACCCGCGAGTGGTAGGGTTTAACAGGTGCCGCGCTCACGTACAGTGCGACTCGATTATCATGCACCAGGCCCACGTCCGGTCTGTGCCTGAAATAGCAGCCAATCATCCTGACGCCCAGTTGGTACATGAAGCGGCTATCGGAAAAATAGCGGGCGAGCAGTTAATCAAGCTTATGTCGCTGGGACTAACGGAAGCGGAAGCTGAAGAAACAATTCTCCAAGGATTTTTAAAGTAG
- a CDS encoding ABC transporter ATP-binding protein, with the protein MLEIKNLSLTVEGDKGQVQILKDINLTLEDNRLYVFTGPNGGGKSSLAKAIMGIYRPTSGKILFNGQDITDLSVYERARLGIGYAFQQPPRFKGITVGELLQIAAGRDIKGCSYLADVGLCAHDYVDREMDASLSGGELKRIEIATLLARNLKVAVYDEPEAGIDLWSFSKLTETFKNVHTKYDTTLVIISHQERILSLADEIILIADGTVKEKGSKDELWPLMMNDIGFTYFRDCTERDENVDECIR; encoded by the coding sequence GTGCTGGAAATAAAGAACTTATCGTTAACAGTAGAGGGGGATAAGGGACAGGTTCAGATTCTCAAAGACATTAACCTGACCCTGGAAGATAACCGCCTTTATGTTTTTACCGGTCCGAACGGTGGGGGTAAGTCCTCCCTGGCCAAGGCCATCATGGGGATATACAGGCCCACGTCGGGGAAAATCCTTTTCAATGGCCAGGATATAACAGACTTGAGTGTCTATGAGCGGGCCAGGCTTGGTATCGGTTACGCTTTCCAACAGCCACCCCGCTTTAAGGGCATTACGGTGGGTGAATTGTTGCAGATAGCAGCCGGCAGGGACATAAAAGGCTGCAGTTATCTGGCTGATGTGGGACTTTGCGCTCACGACTATGTGGACAGGGAAATGGATGCCAGTCTGTCGGGGGGTGAATTAAAACGCATCGAAATTGCCACCCTGCTGGCGAGGAATTTGAAAGTGGCAGTATACGATGAGCCGGAAGCAGGTATTGATTTGTGGAGTTTCAGTAAGTTGACGGAGACCTTTAAAAACGTGCATACCAAGTATGATACTACCCTGGTAATTATTTCGCACCAGGAACGGATTCTAAGCCTGGCCGATGAGATTATCCTGATTGCCGACGGGACCGTGAAAGAAAAGGGCAGCAAGGATGAACTCTGGCCGCTCATGATGAATGATATTGGATTCACTTACTTCAGAGACTGTACCGAAAGGGATGAGAACGTCGATGAATGCATTAGATAG